The Verrucomicrobiota bacterium region ATTAAATACAGCTCACAAGCACAAAAAAGCCTCCAGTGCAAAAAAACCACTAGAGGATAGCCGACGTGGAAAATTAAGCGCTTTTACGAGGGATTACGGGCAGCCTCCCCACTGTCTGAATCGCAGAAGGGGAATTCAATTCAAACTGGAGTAAACAGGGCAAACGGAGATGAAGAGATTCCCCAGACACCTGACGACAAGGAACGCTTACGCAGCCGTCGTCGTATATCGTCCCGCAGTCGAGGCGTGCGTCCAGGCTTTGCGGTAATGCTGGATCGCGTCTTCGTCGTCGTCCGCCAAGGCCCTAGCATCGCCGTCGGATAACTGCTGTTGGGCGCTCGCTAGTTCCTGGTCCAATTCCGCCTGATGATCCGGGTTTTGCTCGGCCCACCCCTCGATCTCCAGAACCAAAGTTTGCGCCGTCAGGCGGGCGGCGGTTCGGAAAGCTTGAATGATGGCGTCGTCGCGGTGGAGGGGGACAGCCGGCGTTGAAGGCGTCGGAATCTCCTCTTCGATCCCGTCAAGGGCGGGAATCGCTCCGATTGATTCTTCGACTGCGTCCATGTTTGCGGCTGGATTTTATCGAACGCGCTCAGCAATGGCTTTGGATCAACCCAACGCCGGGAGAATTGTTAAACGGTCCCGTCCGCGAAAGCAATTCGTTTGTTGTGGACTCCAACCCTCGGAACCCTCGGTTAACGACGGTGGAGCGACGTTCCTGGGGTGCTTTTCTTTCGATGGCACTGGCTCGGCAGGAGTCTCGCCCCACCGTTCTCCACCGAGGGGTCACCTGTTTCGCGTCAACGCGCTTGCTCAAGCGATTTCACATCGGGCATAGTGCGCTGCACACGAACGGCATGAAAATCCTTGTGGCGATGACCGGAGCGAGCGGAACGCTGTACGCCCAGCGTTTGCTTGATAATCTCGACGGCGCTCAACACGAAATTCACATCGTGCAGAGCAGTTACGCCCGGGCGGTGATCGAACAAGAATTGCCCGGCGGTCTCCGTTTGCCGCAGGGCGCGCAGATGCACAGCGTCAAGAGCATGAACGCCCCCTTTGCCAGCGGCTCGAATCCCCTGGACGCGATGGTGGTGATTCCCTGCACCATGGGCACCCTGGGACGCATCGCGCACGGTTTTAGCGAGGACGTCCTGCTCCGCGCGGCGGACGTGATGCTGAAGGAACGAAAGAAACTGATCCTGGTGCCCCGGGAAACGCCTTTGAATCTGGTTCACGTCAAGAACATCGAATTGCTGGTCCTGGCCGGCGCGATCGTTCTGCCGGCGAACCCGTCCTTTTACACACATCCCACAACGATCGAGCAAGTCATTGACACCGTTGTCGCGCGCGTCCTGGATCACCTGGGAGTTCCGCAATCGATCATGCCGCGCTGGCAGGAGGAGCGGGAGTGAGGGGGAGGATGGAGATGGCGCATGGGACGCAATCGGCGGTGCAGAAACGAAAGGATTGAACCTGGCATAAGTGGAGGACAGAGATGGCAAGGATCAACAGTTTGCGTGACTTGAACGTTTACAACAAGAGCCGCGACCAGGCTCAGGTGCGATTAAGACTGTCGGTCAACAAAGTCTTCTTCCTCTCTTCCCGAAGGGAGGAGAGGGCTGGGGAGGGGAGGTGCGTTGGTGCGCTTCTCCTATTTCCAAGAAACCCCTCTCTCCAACTCTCTCCGCGCTCGTTCCTCGCGGGGAGAGAGGAAAGCCAATTGGAGTCGCTGACCGACACTGTGAATCGCACCCACCAGAAGGCAGACACTGTTTGTCGTTCTTCCGCACGTCGCTGACTTGCTTCAATGGCTCGGCCCTCCTCCATTCTCGATTTTCCATCCTCTATTCTCCCCCTCGTCCGCCGATGGGGAGGATTCGTCAAATTCTCCCACACCATCTTCGCTCTGCCCTTCGCCCTGGCTTCAATGGTCGTCGCCGCGCGGGAGCAACGCGGTTGGCCAGGCTGGCGCACGTTCGGATTGATCCTCGCCGCCATGGTTTGCGCCCGGACCTGCGCCATGGCGTTCAATCGGATCGTCGATCGCGAATTCGACAAATTGAATCCTCGCACCGCGACGCGCCATTTGCCAGCCGGCCAGATTTCGCTCCCAGGCGCCTGGACACTTTGCGCCGCCAGCGGCCTCGGTCTGATGGTCGTGAGCTACTTCATCAACAGCGTGTGTTTCTACCTTTCACCGCTAGCACTGCTCGTCATTTGCTTTTACTCGTTGACCAAACGCTTTACCGACTTCACGCATTTCTACCTGGGCGTCGCGTTGGCGCTGGCGCCGGTCGGGGCATGGCTGGCGGTTCGAGGCACGTTTGGGCTGCAGCCGTTCATTCTGGCGTTGTCCGTCGTGGCGTGGTTGGTGGGCTTCGACATCATCTACGCCTTGCAGGATTATGAGTTTGACCGCAAGCAAGGCCTGCGCTCGCTGGTGGTCCGATGGGGGCCGAAGAACGCGCTGATGTTTGCCTTTCTCTCGCACATGGTGATGTGGGGGTTGCTCGGCCTGTTCGGATTGATTTCAAACTTTCGCGTGGCATATTTGGCGGGCTTGCTGATCATCCTGGGCAGCTTGCTCCTCGAACATTGGCTGGCTCGCAAACGAAGTCTGAAATGGATCAACGTGGCCTTTTTCCGACTGAACGCGCTGATCAGCGTGGTGTTCCTGGTCGTGACCGTGACGGAAGTCGTGTTTCCCAGATTCCAGGTGTTTCGATGAATTTCTTTCTTCAGCGCAGCGAAC contains the following coding sequences:
- a CDS encoding UbiX family flavin prenyltransferase, which produces MKILVAMTGASGTLYAQRLLDNLDGAQHEIHIVQSSYARAVIEQELPGGLRLPQGAQMHSVKSMNAPFASGSNPLDAMVVIPCTMGTLGRIAHGFSEDVLLRAADVMLKERKKLILVPRETPLNLVHVKNIELLVLAGAIVLPANPSFYTHPTTIEQVIDTVVARVLDHLGVPQSIMPRWQEERE
- a CDS encoding 4-hydroxybenzoate octaprenyltransferase, producing the protein MARPSSILDFPSSILPLVRRWGGFVKFSHTIFALPFALASMVVAAREQRGWPGWRTFGLILAAMVCARTCAMAFNRIVDREFDKLNPRTATRHLPAGQISLPGAWTLCAASGLGLMVVSYFINSVCFYLSPLALLVICFYSLTKRFTDFTHFYLGVALALAPVGAWLAVRGTFGLQPFILALSVVAWLVGFDIIYALQDYEFDRKQGLRSLVVRWGPKNALMFAFLSHMVMWGLLGLFGLISNFRVAYLAGLLIILGSLLLEHWLARKRSLKWINVAFFRLNALISVVFLVVTVTEVVFPRFQVFR